Within Metabacillus sp. KUDC1714, the genomic segment TTACGAAATTTATTATTGTGATTTACTGTTTCTAACAGTAAAAGATTCTTTAAAAAGATAGAGTTGAAGTATGGTGGATCGGAATAAATACGAGAATTCCCATAATGTTCGAGTGCCTTATCAGCGATATCTTCTGCTCTTTCCAAATAAGAGCTGTCGCCAGTCGCCTTGTAAAACAGTACACTAGCCCCTAACATGACTCCTTGATTATAGGTCCACTGTCTTTTATTGATATTCCCTTCAAGATCAATATGATCCCAGTACAATCCATTCGGCGCCAACATACAACCATTTACCCAGTCATACATTTTCTTAGACCAATCTAAATAATACGTGTCCCCTGTAATGTCGTATAACAACAATCCAATCTCAGCAGCTGGAGCATTTGAAATAGTATTTCTATCATTACTCCATGGAGCTTGTGTCCAAAATACTCCACCTGAACAAGGATGTGCAGGATTGTCATCCCATCCATGGACAGCAAGGTCGAATATTTGTTTCGCTCGATTTAATGCTGCTTCATCACCTGTCGCATCGTATATTTTAATAAAATTGAGTCCAAGCCAATGGTTGTCATCATAA encodes:
- a CDS encoding glycoside hydrolase family 76 protein, with the translated sequence MKKPLFILTILSFLIVSVAFPNSEANAASHQKKNMERAIDSYEALQKYFYQSDSKLYLEEYPHNGGNPYSYVWPFSRAMAATIDMSQLKKVGESYEDDVQDRLQGLELYWNNETDPVGYDSYVRPPFGNGGDKFYDDNHWLGLNFIKIYDATGDEAALNRAKQIFDLAVHGWDDNPAHPCSGGVFWTQAPWSNDRNTISNAPAAEIGLLLYDITGDTYYLDWSKKMYDWVNGCMLAPNGLYWDHIDLEGNINKRQWTYNQGVMLGASVLFYKATGDSSYLERAEDIADKALEHYGNSRIYSDPPYFNSIFLKNLLLLETVNHNNKFRKFMQAYADEMWETVRNPDTGLFELDPNRSVSLLEQSAMVEIYANLATKGSILNIDK